From Antedon mediterranea chromosome 9, ecAntMedi1.1, whole genome shotgun sequence, a single genomic window includes:
- the LOC140058200 gene encoding caspase-7-like has protein sequence MEKLVQKGVYSTKKMDAILSKTNARERLLIDIETRGSFAYNAFIDSIHDGGLNEYKMTSNPRGFTVIINNYDDDDDDDCAALENVFNYLGFQLSVNHNLTSIETKTLLTRLSEYDHSRLDCIAVCILTHGTVNVTEIVDCFEKCETLNGKPKLFFIQACQVDETIVVQPQSLPRGRDVSITYSTLDRQYKFIQSLCKVFHSYSTKHDLMSMLTLANGTIKSNQVAATQHGLCKKLFLRPVH, from the coding sequence ATGGAGAAATTGGTACAGAAAGGCGTGTATTCGACCAAGAAGATGGATGCAATTTTATCTAAAACGAACGCTCGTGAACGATTGTTGATCGACATCGAAACACGAGGTAGTTTTGCGTACAATGCATTTATCGATTCTATCCATGATGGCGGATTGAACGAGTACAAGATGACTTCAAACCCGCGCGGTTTCACAGTAATCATCAacaattatgatgatgatgatgatgatgattgtgcAGCGCTTGAAAATGTCTTCAATTATCTCGGCTTCCAACTGTCTGTTAATCACAATCTGACGTCCATAGAAACGAAGACGTTGCTCACACGTCTAAGTGAATACGATCACTCTAGACTAGATTGCATTGCCGTGTGCATTCTCACTCACGGTACTGTCAATGTCACTGAAATCGTCGACTGTTTCGAAAAATGTGAAACGTTGAACGGAAAACCTAAACTCTTTTTCATACAAGCTTGTCAAGTAGACGAAACAATTGTCGTGCAGCCTCAATCGTTGCCGAGAGGCCGTGACGTATCCATTACGTATTCGACCCTGGACCGTCAGTATAAGTTTATTCAGTCACTCTGTAAAGTGTTTCATTCGTATTCAACAAAACACGATTTAATGTCCATGTTGACTCTTGCCAACGGAACAATTAAAAGCAATCAGGTGGCCGCAACCCAGCACGGTCTTTGTAAGAAACTCTTTCTACGTCCCGTGCACTAA
- the LOC140058202 gene encoding baculoviral IAP repeat-containing protein 8-like — translation MECYERRLATYEFWIAGHVISPTSLAMSGFFYTGQDDRVECYRCHGKLSRWNAGADADTEHKKHFPLCKLMSCGNSSPLIGSKTHLVDSNSHMVRLSTFKNWPFGHIVSACTLAKSGFYYRSCCDVVECFSCNGLLERWKRGVNVDEEHRKHFPLCKFMLSTVATVATPTTTTTTTTTNRQRAMHPQYALLNVRKMTFTTVWATDHTPNGIAEAGFFAINRDQAMCFHCGGGLKDWQLDDNPWIEHAKWFPFCNWLRIEKGFSFIETALISSKSPFDIAMRSEIVVKVLEMGFDMQHVSTTVNDHVKRTGGNFTSTLELLNAVTIPVNDKPTVVEEEEVEEEEDLQSVVRDLREKKTCKICMDADVCVLFIPCSHLVACWSCSNSLLLCPICRGKIDKRQKAILS, via the coding sequence ATGGAATGTTATGAAAGACGATTGGCCACGTATGAGTTTTGGATTGCGGGACACGTGATATCGCCTACATCGTTAGCAATGTCGGGCTTCTTTTATACGGGGCAAGACGACCGGGTAGAATGTTACCGTTGTCACGGTAAACTTTCGAGATGGAACGCCGGAGCAGATGCCGATACAGAGCACAAGAAACACTTCCCGTTGTGCAAACTGATGTCATGTGGTAACAGCAGTCCTTTAATTGGCAGTAAAACACATTTGGTCGACTCAAACTCGCATATGGTCAGATTGTCGACTTTTAAAAACTGGCCATTTGGACACATCGTATCGGCGTGCACTTTAGCAAAGTCTGGATTTTATTACAGGTCATGCTGTGACGTAGTCGAATGCTTCTCTTGCAACGGTTTACTTGAGCGATGGAAAAGAGGAGTGAATGTCGACGAAGAGCATAGAAAACATTTTCCGTTGTGTAAGTTCATGTTATCCACCGTGGCCACCGTGGCGACccccaccaccaccaccaccaccaccaccaccaataGGCAACGGGCAATGCATCCACAATACGCTCTTTTGAATGTTCGAAAAATGACGTTTACTACAGTATGGGCTACCGATCATACGCCGAACGGAATAGCCGAGGCCGGATTCTTTGCAATCAATCGGGACCAGGCAATGTGTTTCCATTGCGGCGGTGGACTGAAAGACTGGCAATTAGACGATAATCCTTGGATCGAGCATGCAAAGTGGTTTCCGTTCTGCAATTGGTTGAGAATCGAAAAAGGTTTTTCTTTCATCGAGACGGCTCTTATTTCGTCAAAAAGTCCGTTTGATATTGCAATGCGCTCTGAAATCGTTGTGAAAGTTTTAGAAATGGGTTTTGACATGCAACATGTATCGACTACTGTAAACGATCACGTGAAGAGAACCGGTGGAAACTTTACGTCTACCCTTGAGCTTCTGAACGCTGTCACGATTCCAGTGAACGATAAACCAACAGTGGTAGAAGAGGAAGAAGTGGAGGAAGAAGAAGATTTGCAATCTGTTGTGCGCGATTTACgcgaaaaaaaaacatgtaagaTATGCATGGACGCTGACGTTTGTGTTCTTTTCATTCCATGTTCGCATTTGGTCGCCTGCTGGTCGTGTTCAAACAGTTTGCTTTTGTGTCCGATTTGTCGAGGTAAAATAGATAAACGTCAGAAAGCCATTCTCTCTTAA
- the LOC140058203 gene encoding DNA oxidative demethylase ALKBH2-like: MNVSQSEDEFYFGFHSHTVCRPEDNMKCVRVHLLHRLIADTILKQCRKTHLFDSLYKLRDVITEVDHIRCAAYGDLELSFQIGVHTNIDDTARSPLCYWPKFLLEMREWIHIATGHFYNMVTLTRAEDSAECYLNDVQRSKISPVCIMSLGPTRICRFEHRTNKNIKPVNIKMEHGSMLVINSETINEWSRTVPKIDGIGSTSILTFMNIESPDPDIAVTRIRIQ; this comes from the exons ATGAACGTCAGCCAGTCAGAAGATGAGTTTTATTTCGGCTTTCATTCACACACCGTATGCAGACCGGAAGATAACATGAAATGCGTTCGTGTACATCTGCTACATAGACTGATAGCAGACactattttaaaacaatgtaggaaaacacatttattcGATTCTCTATATAAGTTACGCGATGTGATCACTGAAGTAGATCACATTAGATGTGCAGCGTACGGTGATTTGGAGTTGTCATTCCAAATAGGAGTTCACACAAACATTGACGACACAGCGAGAAGTCCTCTGTGTTACTGGCCAAAGTTTCTACTCGAAATGCGTGAATGGATACACATTGCGACTGGTCATTTTTACAATATGGTAACTTTGACAAGAGCGGAGGATTCAGCGGAATGCTATCTTAATGATGTACAAAGGAGCAAAATAAGTCCTGTATGCATTATGTCTCTGGGACCTACTAGAATCTGTAGATTCGAACACCGcaccaacaaaaacattaaacctgTGAACATAAAAATGGAGCACGGTTCGATGCTGGTAATAAATTCTGAAACAATCAATGAATGGTCAAGAACTGTACCAAAGATAGATGGAATAGGAAGCACCAGCATATTGACATTTATGAACATTGAAAG TCCTGATCCTGATATAGCAGTAACACGCATCCGTATCCAATGA